tatttaattttggttttacAAAACTTGAGTTTCTGCGGATTTCTTATCCTTCTTAAACTctattccttgtgtgtgtgtgttttagataTTGCAGCCTCTTTTTCCCTCCTAGCTCTTTGTGGCATAATAAGGCTCCTGAGTCCATATCTCCAGCCAGGTGATGACCAGCCACCACCATCATTTGCAGCAGTGAGCCCTGAGCTTTCACCACAGGTGAAGACAGTCCTCAAAGGGGCAACACACTTTTGGGGGGGAAACCACAAGGGAAGTGAAGCTTTAATTTCAGGCACATTTctagaaaaagagggaaataacAAGACTACACTACAGTGTGCGTTTTTCACGTCTGGTGTTTGGACTTGTGTCTTTTCCACAAACAGCTCACAAGGAAGACAAGATATGGCTGTTAGAGCTGCTGACAAGTCTAAGAACAAGCAGTAGAAAGGAACCACGTAGGTAAGGCCCGAATGAGGCAAGATGCCATTATTATACCAACATCTTGTCTGCTTTAGGGAGATGAGTGACTGAAAGCACTCACGCTATCTACAAGATGAGATACTGGCTTAGTCTCCACTTGTCCTCTGCATCTCTCACCataccctcctccccactcccaacccagttttaaatatatgtaaataataagaTTTAATAGGAATCATCCAAAACAAATCAGCTCCAGCACAAAGACCAGAGTGGTTTCCAGGTTGATCCTATTCAAATCCtgtgttaacattttaaacatgttCTCAGCAGCCCAGGGAATTTACCTCTCCTTATGGACCATGGGATTCCTTTTTTTCAAAGCATCTCTGAATACTTAAAGATGAACAGCTTTCAAAAAATTGGAGAACAAAGCATTGGCACGTAATGCCAATAATCTGAGGCATATAATCTGAAACCTACTGtttaaatgaatgagtgatcCATGTAGTCTGTGGatacaaaacaaaagcaactttACTCATTAAAACTGACCTCAGAAGTGAAGAAAATGTTCTCTGCCCTTCATTCTCCCAGACAGTCAAGGTCTCTTACCTTTCCATGGTGAACTTTCTCTGGGAGCTGTCTTTCTCATCTTCACATtacttctctgtccctttttcagtTTTCTGCCTCTCTTCGTTCTTTCTCCTTATATAGCCCATCTctccacctttttctttttctttctgagtttcttTCACCTCCTCCTCACAAACTCCTCCTTTAACAAAGCTTAATATGAAattgaattatgtttttaaaatatgaacaaattttTATATGCTCTACTCTTAATGTTTAATTCAAGTGAATTGGAAAGTCTTTAATTCTCTGTGATAATTATCCATTAATTACTTATCTGTTAGATTGCTGGAAGGACTTACAGGATTAAGATGGGTTATTCTGATAAAACAGCTTTAATATAAGACTGCAATAATGGGAGAAAGATATACATTGAAAGAGTCTGGAGATCTCAGGCCcacgtttctttttttcttccgcTGCTGGGTCCCACAGAACCAGCTTTACATCCAGTTCTTAAATCAACACCAGAACGTGTGCAAACACCTTGTCCCAGAAAGCCTGGGCTCTGCTCATCGTGGGGTCTCCAGAATGAGCTGGCCACATAGGCATATCCCAGCCACCCATCCAGTCTCAACCATCAAAACCTTCAGCTCCCCCAAAACCAAGTGCTAGGCATAAATCCCATTATTTCCACTCATTGAGGCTGACAGCCTGGTACATTCTGCCCCCAAATAACTCACAGACCCATGGttagtatattttaaagtttttgtgaATACTGTTCTAAGGAACCTTAGCTAAGATAAACATTTGGCCAATTCAGACATGCTGAGAATAACCCATACTgttctttctcttaaaaacaaaatcctacCAAGCTACTTTCCTGTATATTTAAGCTGGAACTAAAAGGACTTTTTTGCTATGGGTCTAAAGTCAGTGTTTTCAGAATAAATTTCTCCCAAGCCCCcgtttaaacaaaatgaaaggggTGAGCTGCCCCAGActggtctttctctctctggcagGCCTCCTTCTCAGCCCTCACCTTCCGCCTCATCTCTAGGATGGCCCTTTCCACCTCCTCCAGGGCTCGTTCTCTCCTCTCCACTGCCCGCTCCCGCCATTCCACCGCCCTCTCCCTCCTCAGAAGCTCCTTTTCTCTTTGGCTGGCCCATAAAGCCAGGGCCCCCATCTGCTCCAGGAGCCTGGCCCAGTCTCCCTCAATACCCGTGGGGAGCTGCGACCCTTGAGGCCTGGGGTCCTGACGCTGCCCAGCTTGCCCGTGGCCGCTCTTCTCCAGCTCGTCTTTGTGCATGCTTTTCAGATGCTTCCATAGGGCTGTGGTGCCCACGTTAACCCCAGGGCCCCGGCTCACCTGCCTGCCACACAGGCGGCAGGTGGCATATTGGTTGGGGTGGTGCCCGGCACGGGCAGGGGCCAAGTGGAAATATTCCCAGGCCTCAGAAAACCGAGTCCCCTTGTTGTGGGGCATCGGGGTGGGCGTGGCACCGACAAAAGGGGCTACAGGTTCTCCCGCCTCACtgatctcctcctcctccttcacttcCAAGCGCCCTTTTGCCTTCATCCTGTTtccatcctcttcctcttcttcccgcCTCATCCTGTCTCCACTTTACAGCTTTCCTTGAGCCAGAAGTCTCTAAAGCTAAAAGTGTACTTGGGAAGGGACTGGGTGACTCTCAGGGATTTGCAATAGTGGTCAAAGGCTGGCCACACCTGGGAGGTGTGATGTTTCCTCCTTTCTGCTTCACTGGAGAGTCAGGGTGAGTCAGAGCCAAGTAAAATGGCCTTTGGGGCTCGCCTGTACTTTCCCTCCATGACCCGGATACGTGCTGATCCCTCCTTGGCTGGGCCAGAAGACAGGATAACTCAGTGAAGCAATTATTAATACAAAGCTTTCCAGTGAGCTCAGTGTTCAGTACCTCAACCAGCACCACAGGTGTTTTTGAATACTGAGAATTTCAGGTATTCTCTTGATTCTTCTCCTGGCTGCTTCCACTGCTTCGGTGCTCCCGGAGACCTGTGTGATGCactttggaggcaggaggagcaaCCTCAGGGTTCAGGCTGTCCAGAATACCAGAGCGAGGGCCTCACTGGATCTCCCTCAGTGTGGGTAGAAGCGAACAGAGACTGATGCTAATGTAGAAGAGACTCGCTGTTCCTCTGAACAGATGCAGAAGTCAGTCCAGAAGCTACAAAGCCTGTCAGGGTCTGGGAAATACAGTTCCCAGTGTAAAGTCAGCTTGCCCCTAGAGAGGTTCCTTGGGGGCTGGGATTCTAAGAACTCCAAACAGCAGGCTTAGCTGTTTTCAGCAGGAGGAGCTGGCATACCTGGAGGAGAGAGCAGGGGAACACATCTCCACAGCCTGGTTGTGTCAGGGAGACCTCAGCAAGCAGCTCACCACACTCCACCTTCCTCATCACCATCACCTGCAAAGCCAGCAGTGGATGAAATCTTCCTGATGGCAACTTCCTCCAGATGTTTGGTGTAGGGACCCCCATTTTAAGGATAAATTAACACATGGAAAGTTatggtacattttaaaaagagcctGACTGCTCTCTCttagatcattttttaaatgattgagaACCTTATCCATCAAGCTTTGCCACCCTGAGCAATTCGGAAGTACCACCCAGCCCCAAGTGGGTACGTACTTACCGGCAAGCAAGGCTTAGGACTGGTCTCTGAGGGTTCCGATGCAGGGAGTGCTCCTACCACGTTGGAAGGTTGTTAGCTGCCTGCTGCCACCAGGAGGAGGGCACTCCACTTCCTGTTCCCTCCCACTTCCAGAGAAGCCTTGTTTCTACATGGGTGTGACCATACCTGTAGGGTTTTTCTGCAATAAATGCAgaccttttctccttctccttccaccaCCAAAAAAAGTTGTCCCTGGCAAATGTTGTGAAGTAAAACAATAAATCAAGCACCTACAAGTCTTAGTCGTTTCCAGAAGACTAGATCATCTGGCCTCTCATCTCAAGCAAAGAAGATTTAAGACACGGGAACggtgaaaaatgggcaaa
The sequence above is a segment of the Bos mutus isolate GX-2022 chromosome 1, NWIPB_WYAK_1.1, whole genome shotgun sequence genome. Coding sequences within it:
- the ZBED2 gene encoding zinc finger BED domain-containing protein 2, translated to MRREEEEEDGNRMKAKGRLEVKEEEEISEAGEPVAPFVGATPTPMPHNKGTRFSEAWEYFHLAPARAGHHPNQYATCRLCGRQVSRGPGVNVGTTALWKHLKSMHKDELEKSGHGQAGQRQDPRPQGSQLPTGIEGDWARLLEQMGALALWASQREKELLRRERAVEWRERAVERRERALEEVERAILEMRRKVRAEKEACQREKDQSGAAHPFHFV